The following proteins are encoded in a genomic region of Mycolicibacterium rutilum:
- a CDS encoding response regulator: protein MVDRVTVVVGDDHPMFRDGVVRALVNSGQIDVLAEADDGVSALAAIRAHNPQVALLDYRMPGMDGAEVAAAVTRDELPTRVLLVSAHDEAAIVYQALQNGAAGFLPKESSRSELVNAVLDCAKGRDVVAPSLAAGLAGEIRKRAEPEGPVLSPREREVLKLIAEGISIPAMAKQLFLAPSTVKTHVQRLYEKLGVNDRGAAVAEAMRRKLLD from the coding sequence GTGGTGGACCGGGTCACGGTGGTGGTTGGCGACGACCATCCGATGTTTCGCGACGGCGTGGTCCGCGCGCTGGTCAACAGCGGTCAGATCGACGTGCTGGCCGAGGCCGACGACGGGGTGAGCGCGCTGGCGGCGATCCGGGCGCACAACCCGCAGGTGGCGCTGCTGGACTACCGCATGCCCGGGATGGACGGCGCCGAGGTGGCGGCCGCGGTCACCCGCGACGAGCTGCCGACCCGCGTGCTGCTGGTCTCCGCGCACGACGAGGCCGCGATCGTCTACCAGGCGCTGCAGAACGGCGCGGCCGGTTTCCTACCCAAGGAGTCCAGCCGCTCGGAGCTGGTCAACGCGGTGCTCGACTGCGCGAAGGGCCGCGACGTCGTCGCGCCGAGCCTGGCCGCCGGGCTGGCCGGCGAGATCCGCAAGCGCGCCGAACCCGAGGGGCCGGTGCTCAGCCCCCGCGAGCGTGAGGTGCTCAAGCTGATCGCCGAGGGCATCAGCATCCCGGCGATGGCCAAGCAGCTGTTCCTGGCGCCGTCGACGGTGAAGACGCACGTCCAGCGCCTGTACGAGAAGCTCGGCGTCAACGACCGCGGCGCCGCCGTCGCCGAGGCGATGCGCCGCAAGCTCCTGGACTGA
- a CDS encoding sensor histidine kinase encodes MDRLARLFAAEPVRVTAVLRLPLIALIAVLVWVWEVDHWLPMVYVVVLGVWAVAAVLWLVLVSRGPTLPRWADWASTSIDVLVVVVLCLVSGGATAALLPVFFLLPIAVAFQDRPLLTALLGVGTAVAYLAVWIVYSKRDDTVGMPNVVYTQFGFLLWSAVATSALCVVLVRRQARVLKLQEVRRQLVSEAMQADERHNREVAEHLHDGPLQTLLAARLDLDEVRERVDDPALDAAHAALQQTAAALRSTVTELHPQVLAQLGLTPAVRELVRQFESRGGCTVEAELDEVGKPESQQLLYRAARELLTNIGKHAGATTVHVGLVRRGDRIVLTVTDDGRGFDPAVVEKYVADGHIGLGSLLARFDAMGGSMEVHSAPGRGTQVIATSPPETPPGEQT; translated from the coding sequence ATGGACCGCCTCGCGCGCCTCTTCGCCGCCGAACCTGTTCGCGTCACCGCGGTGTTGCGGTTGCCGCTGATCGCGCTGATCGCGGTGCTGGTGTGGGTGTGGGAGGTCGACCACTGGTTGCCGATGGTCTACGTGGTGGTGCTGGGCGTGTGGGCGGTGGCCGCGGTCCTGTGGCTGGTGCTGGTGTCGCGCGGCCCAACGCTGCCCCGGTGGGCCGACTGGGCGTCGACGAGCATCGACGTGCTGGTCGTCGTCGTGCTGTGCCTGGTGTCCGGCGGGGCCACCGCGGCGCTGCTGCCGGTGTTCTTCCTGCTGCCGATCGCGGTGGCGTTCCAGGACCGCCCGCTGCTGACGGCGCTGCTGGGCGTCGGCACCGCGGTGGCCTACCTCGCGGTGTGGATCGTCTACTCCAAACGCGACGACACCGTCGGCATGCCGAACGTGGTGTACACCCAGTTCGGTTTCCTGCTGTGGTCGGCGGTCGCGACGTCCGCGCTGTGTGTGGTGCTGGTGCGCAGGCAGGCCCGGGTGCTCAAGCTGCAGGAGGTGCGACGACAACTGGTGTCCGAGGCGATGCAGGCCGACGAGCGGCACAACCGCGAGGTCGCCGAACATCTGCACGACGGCCCGCTGCAGACGCTGCTGGCCGCGCGGCTGGATCTCGATGAGGTCCGCGAACGCGTCGACGATCCCGCGCTCGATGCGGCGCACGCCGCGCTGCAGCAGACCGCCGCCGCGCTGCGCTCGACGGTGACCGAGCTGCACCCGCAGGTGCTGGCTCAGCTCGGGCTCACACCCGCGGTGCGAGAGTTGGTGCGGCAGTTCGAATCTCGCGGTGGTTGCACGGTGGAGGCCGAGCTCGACGAGGTCGGCAAGCCCGAGTCGCAGCAGTTGCTGTACCGGGCGGCCCGCGAACTGCTGACCAACATCGGTAAGCACGCCGGCGCGACGACGGTGCACGTCGGGTTGGTGCGGCGCGGCGACCGGATCGTGCTGACGGTCACCGACGACGGGCGCGGTTTCGACCCGGCGGTCGTCGAGAAGTATGTCGCCGACGGACACATCGGGCTGGGCTCGCTGCTGGCCCGCTTCGACGCGATGGGCGGTTCGATGGAGGTCCACTCGGCCCCGGGGCGGGGGACGCAGGTGATAGCCACCTCGCCGCCGGAGACTCCTCCCGGCGAACAGACGTGA
- a CDS encoding acyl-CoA dehydrogenase family protein gives MAVDRLLPSSDAEDLIALARDIADKVLDPIVDEHEKDERYPDGVMAQLGAAGLLSLPQPEEWGGGGQPYEVYLQVLEELAARWAAVAVAVSVHSLSSHPLLVFGTDEQKQRWLPAMLSGEQIGAYSLSEPQAGSDAAALQCKAVRADGGYVLNGSKSWITHGGRADFYTLFARTGEGSKGISCFLVPGDLSGLTFGKPEEKMGLHAIPTTSAFYEDAHLDADRLIGAEGQGLQIAFSALDSGRLGIAAVATGLAQAALDEAVAYANERTTFGRKIIDHQGLGFLLADMAAAVATARATYLDAARRRDLGRPYSQQASVAKLTATDAAMKVTTDAVQVFGGAGYTRDYRVERYMREAKITQIFEGTNQIQRLVIARGLSG, from the coding sequence GTGGCCGTCGACCGGCTCCTACCCAGCAGCGATGCCGAGGACCTGATCGCGCTCGCCCGCGACATCGCCGACAAGGTGCTCGATCCGATCGTCGACGAGCACGAGAAGGACGAGCGCTATCCCGACGGCGTGATGGCGCAGCTGGGGGCGGCGGGGCTGCTGAGCCTGCCGCAGCCCGAGGAGTGGGGCGGCGGCGGTCAGCCGTACGAGGTGTACCTGCAGGTGCTCGAGGAACTGGCGGCGCGCTGGGCGGCGGTCGCGGTGGCGGTCAGCGTGCACAGCCTGTCGTCGCACCCGCTGCTGGTGTTCGGCACCGACGAGCAGAAGCAGCGGTGGTTGCCTGCGATGCTGTCCGGCGAGCAGATCGGCGCGTACAGCCTGAGCGAACCGCAGGCCGGTTCGGACGCGGCGGCGCTGCAGTGCAAGGCGGTGAGGGCCGACGGCGGCTATGTGCTCAACGGCTCGAAGTCGTGGATCACCCACGGCGGGCGGGCGGACTTCTACACGCTGTTCGCGCGGACAGGGGAAGGCAGTAAAGGAATCTCCTGTTTCTTGGTGCCCGGTGATCTGTCCGGTCTGACGTTCGGCAAGCCCGAGGAGAAGATGGGCCTGCACGCGATCCCGACCACGTCGGCGTTCTACGAGGACGCGCACCTCGACGCCGACCGGCTGATCGGCGCCGAAGGTCAGGGCCTGCAGATCGCGTTCTCGGCGCTGGACTCCGGCCGGCTCGGCATCGCCGCGGTGGCGACCGGGCTGGCGCAGGCCGCACTCGACGAGGCGGTCGCCTACGCCAACGAGCGAACCACATTCGGCCGCAAGATCATCGACCATCAGGGGCTGGGGTTTCTGCTGGCCGACATGGCGGCGGCGGTCGCCACCGCACGCGCGACGTATCTCGACGCGGCCCGCCGTCGCGACCTCGGCCGGCCGTACTCGCAGCAGGCCAGCGTCGCGAAGCTGACCGCCACCGACGCCGCGATGAAGGTCACCACCGACGCGGTGCAGGTGTTCGGCGGCGCCGGCTACACCCGCGACTACCGCGTCGAGCGGTACATGCGCGAAGCCAAGATCACCCAGATCTTCGAGGGCACCAACCAGATTCAGCGCCTCGTCATCGCCCGCGGGCTGTCTGGTTAG
- a CDS encoding DUF4436 domain-containing protein: MPEAEPSRPRSTTRARLASAGTVLIVVLIYAGSLLGYRYVSGSEESLGPPDLGASEDTVVQVKLHSIDTVDNEVEAKVVVFPAEDHLNTALNVVNTDVAVRLFLDEVNLAQDLETPNGRLPAEMSTTIIAEGDPDKWPFDSYTIGALGADVLVGSGDDRTFEPARVEVTGTLNGWDITSTRSGPVTQSSGEGDYETVTLSRARGALAFDLGLCLVLITLPALALFVSIEMLRGRKNFLPPFSTWYAAMLFAIVPIRNFMPGAPPPGAWIDQALVLWVLLALTAAMVLYFIAWWRRAD; encoded by the coding sequence GTGCCGGAAGCCGAACCGTCGAGACCTCGCAGCACGACCCGGGCACGACTGGCCAGTGCCGGCACGGTGCTGATCGTCGTGCTCATCTACGCCGGCTCGTTGCTCGGCTACCGCTACGTGTCCGGATCCGAAGAGTCGCTGGGCCCACCCGATCTCGGTGCGAGCGAGGACACCGTCGTGCAGGTGAAGCTGCACTCGATCGACACGGTCGACAACGAGGTCGAGGCCAAGGTGGTGGTCTTCCCCGCCGAGGACCACCTGAACACGGCGCTCAACGTCGTCAACACCGACGTCGCGGTCCGGCTGTTCCTCGACGAGGTCAACCTGGCTCAGGACCTGGAGACACCCAACGGGCGGCTGCCCGCGGAGATGAGCACGACGATCATCGCCGAGGGCGATCCGGACAAGTGGCCCTTCGACTCGTACACCATCGGCGCGCTCGGGGCCGACGTGCTGGTCGGGTCCGGCGACGACCGAACGTTCGAACCGGCCCGGGTCGAGGTGACCGGCACCCTCAACGGCTGGGACATCACCAGCACCCGCAGCGGTCCGGTCACCCAGTCGTCGGGTGAGGGCGACTACGAGACCGTGACGCTGAGCCGGGCCCGCGGCGCGCTCGCCTTCGACCTGGGCCTGTGCCTGGTGCTGATCACGCTGCCCGCGCTGGCGCTGTTCGTCTCGATCGAGATGCTGCGCGGGCGGAAGAACTTCCTGCCGCCGTTCTCCACCTGGTATGCCGCGATGCTGTTCGCGATCGTGCCGATCCGCAACTTCATGCCGGGCGCACCGCCGCCGGGGGCGTGGATCGACCAGGCGCTCGTGTTGTGGGTGCTGCTCGCGTTGACCGCGGCGATGGTGCTCTACTTCATCGCCTGGTGGCGGCGCGCCGACTGA
- a CDS encoding Re/Si-specific NAD(P)(+) transhydrogenase subunit alpha: MTQTSAEAAGGAAATVGVVRESGADERRVALVPKAVASLVNSGLAVVVESGAGERALLPDALYTDAGATIGDAWAADVVVKVAPPSAEEVGRLRSGQTLVGFLAPRDTENQIGALRAAGVQAFAVEAIPRISRAQVMDALSSQANVAGYKAVLLAAWESTRFFPMLTTAAGTVKPATVLVLGVGVAGLQALATAKRLGARTTGYDVRPEVADQVRSVGAQWLDLGIEAAGEGGYARELSDEERAQQQKELERAITGFDVVITTALVPGRPAPRLVTAAAVEGMKPGSVVVDLAGETGGNCELTEPGRTVIKHGVTISSPLNLPATMPEHASELYSKNVTSLLELLITDGVLAPDFDDEVVAASCVTRGEN; this comes from the coding sequence ATGACGCAGACGAGTGCCGAAGCCGCCGGTGGAGCGGCCGCGACGGTCGGGGTGGTGCGCGAGTCCGGCGCCGACGAGCGCCGCGTCGCGCTGGTGCCCAAGGCGGTGGCGTCGCTGGTCAACAGCGGCCTGGCGGTGGTGGTCGAATCCGGAGCCGGTGAACGGGCGCTGCTGCCCGACGCGCTCTACACCGACGCCGGCGCGACGATCGGTGACGCCTGGGCCGCCGACGTGGTGGTCAAGGTGGCGCCGCCGAGCGCCGAGGAGGTCGGCCGGCTGCGGTCCGGGCAGACGCTGGTCGGGTTCCTCGCGCCGCGCGACACCGAGAACCAGATCGGCGCGCTACGGGCCGCGGGCGTGCAGGCGTTCGCCGTCGAGGCGATTCCGCGCATCTCGCGCGCGCAGGTGATGGACGCGCTGTCGTCGCAGGCCAACGTCGCCGGCTACAAGGCCGTGCTGCTCGCGGCCTGGGAGTCGACCCGGTTCTTCCCGATGCTGACTACCGCCGCCGGCACGGTGAAACCCGCCACGGTGCTGGTGCTCGGTGTCGGGGTGGCCGGACTGCAGGCGCTGGCCACCGCCAAGCGGCTCGGCGCGCGCACCACCGGCTACGACGTGCGCCCCGAGGTCGCCGACCAGGTGCGCTCGGTCGGCGCCCAGTGGCTGGACCTCGGCATCGAGGCGGCCGGCGAGGGCGGCTACGCCCGCGAACTGTCCGACGAGGAACGCGCGCAGCAGCAGAAGGAACTCGAGCGCGCGATCACCGGGTTCGACGTCGTGATCACCACCGCCCTGGTCCCCGGACGGCCGGCGCCGCGGCTCGTCACCGCCGCCGCCGTCGAAGGTATGAAGCCGGGCAGCGTCGTGGTGGACCTGGCCGGGGAGACCGGCGGCAACTGTGAGCTCACCGAGCCGGGCCGCACCGTCATCAAGCACGGGGTGACGATCTCGTCGCCGCTGAACCTGCCCGCGACCATGCCCGAGCACGCCAGCGAGCTGTATTCGAAGAACGTCACGTCGCTGCTGGAGCTGCTGATCACCGACGGCGTACTGGCACCGGATTTCGACGACGAGGTCGTGGCGGCCTCCTGCGTCACCCGAGGAGAGAACTGA
- a CDS encoding NAD(P) transhydrogenase subunit alpha, with translation MYDQLLANLAILVLAGFVGFAVISKVPNTLHTPLMSGTNAIHGIVVLGALIVLGDLPADAHWGVRAIAFLALIFGTLNVIGGFLVTDRMLGMFKGRGSDIKAVEAGRK, from the coding sequence ATGTACGACCAGCTGCTGGCCAACCTCGCGATCCTGGTGCTGGCGGGATTCGTCGGGTTCGCCGTGATCTCGAAGGTGCCCAACACCTTGCACACCCCGCTGATGTCGGGCACCAACGCGATCCACGGCATCGTGGTGCTCGGCGCGCTGATCGTGCTGGGTGACCTGCCCGCCGACGCGCACTGGGGCGTGCGGGCCATCGCGTTCCTGGCGCTGATCTTCGGCACGCTCAACGTCATCGGCGGCTTCCTGGTCACCGACCGGATGCTGGGCATGTTCAAGGGCCGCGGGTCCGACATCAAAGCCGTTGAGGCGGGCCGCAAGTGA
- a CDS encoding NAD(P)(+) transhydrogenase (Re/Si-specific) subunit beta, with protein sequence MNHLVTVLYIVAFGLFILGLSGLTGPKTAVRGNWIAATGMAIAVVATLIKVRDTAPINWILIAAGLALGVILGVPPAKKTKMTAMPQLVALFNGVGGGTVALIAWAEFIETDGFAHFTADQHPTVALVAGSLFAAIIGSVSFWGSLVAFLKLQESIPKNVEKRLVASAKLFQAANVLLLLGATAAAIYIGLNAGTGSAPWTIIVVLVLAGLMGLFVVFPIGGADMPVVISLLNALTGLSAAAAGLALNNTAMIVAGMIVGASGSILTNLMAVAMNRSIPAIVFGSFGGGATAVAGPGGEQGTVKSTSAADAAIQMAYANQVIVVPGYGLAVAQAQHTVKEMADLLESKGVEVKYAIHPVAGRMPGHMNVLLAEADVEYDAMKEMDDINGEFNRTDVTLVIGANDVTNPAARTDPSSPIHGMPILNVDESRSVIVLKRSMSSGYAGIENPLFFLDHTSMLFGDAKKSVGEVIEELKAL encoded by the coding sequence GTGAACCACCTCGTCACCGTCCTCTACATCGTCGCGTTCGGCCTGTTCATCCTCGGCCTGTCCGGGCTGACCGGGCCGAAGACCGCCGTGCGCGGCAACTGGATCGCCGCGACGGGCATGGCCATCGCCGTGGTCGCCACGCTGATCAAGGTGCGCGACACCGCGCCGATCAACTGGATCCTGATCGCCGCCGGCCTCGCCCTCGGCGTGATTCTCGGTGTGCCGCCGGCGAAGAAGACCAAGATGACCGCGATGCCGCAGCTGGTCGCGCTGTTCAACGGCGTCGGCGGCGGTACGGTCGCGCTGATCGCGTGGGCGGAGTTCATCGAGACCGACGGCTTCGCGCACTTCACCGCCGACCAGCATCCGACGGTCGCGCTGGTGGCCGGCTCCCTGTTCGCCGCGATCATCGGCTCGGTGTCGTTCTGGGGTTCGCTGGTGGCGTTCCTCAAGCTCCAGGAGTCGATCCCCAAGAACGTCGAGAAGCGACTCGTCGCCTCGGCCAAGCTGTTTCAGGCCGCCAACGTCCTGCTGCTGCTCGGCGCCACCGCCGCGGCGATCTACATCGGGCTCAACGCCGGCACCGGCAGCGCGCCCTGGACCATCATCGTGGTGCTGGTGCTCGCCGGCCTGATGGGCCTGTTCGTGGTGTTCCCGATCGGCGGCGCCGACATGCCGGTGGTCATCTCGCTGCTCAACGCGTTGACCGGGTTGTCAGCCGCGGCAGCAGGTTTGGCGCTCAACAACACCGCGATGATCGTCGCGGGCATGATCGTCGGCGCCTCGGGTTCGATCCTGACCAACCTGATGGCCGTGGCGATGAACCGGTCGATCCCGGCGATCGTGTTCGGCTCGTTCGGCGGCGGCGCCACCGCGGTGGCCGGGCCCGGCGGCGAGCAGGGCACCGTAAAGTCCACCTCGGCCGCCGACGCCGCGATCCAGATGGCCTACGCCAACCAGGTGATCGTGGTGCCCGGCTACGGGTTGGCCGTCGCCCAGGCGCAGCACACCGTCAAGGAGATGGCCGATCTGCTCGAAAGCAAGGGCGTCGAGGTCAAGTACGCCATCCATCCGGTCGCGGGCCGCATGCCGGGGCACATGAACGTGCTGCTGGCCGAGGCCGACGTCGAGTACGACGCGATGAAGGAGATGGACGACATCAACGGTGAGTTCAACCGCACCGACGTCACGCTCGTCATCGGCGCCAACGACGTCACCAATCCCGCGGCGCGCACCGACCCGAGCTCCCCTATTCATGGCATGCCGATCCTCAACGTCGACGAGTCGCGCTCGGTGATCGTGCTCAAGCGGTCGATGAGTTCGGGCTACGCCGGCATCGAGAACCCGTTGTTCTTCCTCGACCACACCTCGATGCTGTTCGGCGACGCCAAGAAGTCCGTCGGCGAGGTCATCGAGGAACTCAAGGCGCTCTGA
- a CDS encoding cutinase family protein, whose protein sequence is MSNKSRAGALATLGATLGMLGAMIGLAPSAQADACADVDVVFARGTGEPVGLGREGEAFVDALRGALPGKTVASYAVNYPASYDFLKATDGANDASAYLQTTAAACPDTSFVLGGYSQGAAVIDILTAAPGPVLDFTDPLPPAVADRVAAVAVFGNPSDRIGKPLTTASPLFGAKTVELCNGADPVCSPGNDRAAHSLYVESGLVDQGAAFAAGRLTAPVPPAAQLAANVSSGG, encoded by the coding sequence ATGTCCAACAAGTCGAGGGCCGGCGCGCTGGCCACACTGGGCGCAACGCTGGGCATGCTCGGCGCGATGATCGGGTTGGCGCCCAGCGCGCAGGCCGACGCGTGCGCCGACGTCGACGTGGTGTTCGCCCGCGGCACAGGAGAACCGGTGGGTCTGGGCCGCGAGGGCGAGGCGTTCGTCGACGCGCTGCGCGGTGCACTGCCCGGCAAGACCGTCGCCTCCTACGCGGTGAACTACCCCGCCTCCTACGACTTCCTCAAGGCCACCGACGGCGCCAACGACGCCAGCGCCTATCTGCAGACCACGGCCGCGGCCTGCCCGGACACCAGCTTCGTGCTCGGCGGCTACTCGCAGGGCGCGGCGGTGATCGACATCCTCACCGCCGCACCGGGGCCCGTCCTGGACTTCACCGACCCGCTGCCGCCCGCGGTCGCCGACCGGGTCGCGGCCGTCGCGGTGTTCGGCAACCCCTCGGACCGCATCGGGAAGCCGCTGACCACCGCCAGCCCGCTGTTCGGGGCCAAGACCGTCGAGCTGTGCAACGGCGCCGACCCGGTGTGCTCCCCCGGCAACGACCGCGCCGCGCACAGCCTCTACGTCGAATCGGGTCTGGTGGACCAGGGCGCCGCGTTCGCCGCAGGCCGGCTGACCGCGCCCGTGCCGCCGGCCGCGCAGCTGGCGGCGAACGTAAGCTCGGGCGGGTGA
- a CDS encoding DUF3159 domain-containing protein produces the protein MTDRRPPVETLLARAGGVRGLVYSGLPVAVFAATSTTVGLLPATAAAVGVAALALGWQLLQRESTRPALFGFAGVAACAAVALITGRAKDFYLPGIWMYLGLAILFTTSLVVRRPLVGVVWAWITGRDGTWRRIGRVRLAFDIATAVMATASWSRFLVQYHLYDTDQAGLLAVARVAMGWPIFVVTSSVIYLAIRTAIRTLPRSA, from the coding sequence GTGACGGACCGACGCCCGCCAGTCGAGACGCTGCTGGCCCGTGCCGGCGGCGTCCGCGGGTTGGTCTACTCCGGGTTGCCGGTCGCGGTGTTCGCCGCGACGTCGACCACCGTCGGGTTGCTGCCCGCCACCGCCGCGGCCGTCGGCGTTGCGGCGCTGGCGCTGGGTTGGCAACTGCTGCAACGGGAATCGACCCGCCCGGCACTGTTCGGGTTCGCAGGCGTCGCCGCGTGCGCGGCGGTCGCGCTGATCACCGGCCGGGCCAAGGACTTCTACCTGCCCGGCATCTGGATGTACCTCGGCCTGGCGATCCTGTTCACCACGTCGCTGGTGGTGCGCCGCCCGCTGGTCGGTGTGGTGTGGGCGTGGATCACCGGCCGCGACGGCACCTGGCGACGTATCGGGCGGGTGCGGTTGGCGTTCGACATCGCGACCGCGGTGATGGCGACCGCGTCGTGGTCGCGGTTCCTGGTGCAGTACCACCTCTATGACACCGACCAGGCCGGCCTGCTCGCGGTCGCGCGCGTCGCGATGGGCTGGCCGATCTTCGTCGTCACCTCGTCGGTCATCTACCTCGCGATCCGCACCGCGATCCGCACGCTGCCCCGATCGGCCTGA
- a CDS encoding ABC transporter permease: protein MSVFVDITPDDPVVAAPPARKWRARLTRAALPLLSLLVFFAVWQLVAVSGIWNQTFVPSPGTVWRAFVDISSTHDGVRGYAGYLLWEHLYMTLRRVFAGVVIGVALGVLLGLVMGSISWVRSVLEPWLTFLRALPPLAYFFLLVIWLGIDEAPKITLLALAALPPAAVATTAAVLAAPVGLQEAARALGASRGEVIRDVVVPSALPETFTGIRLAVGMAYSSVVAAELFNGIPGVGGLVKDASNYNNTPVVLVGIFAIGISGLLIDGLLRAIERRSVPWRGKI from the coding sequence GTGTCCGTATTCGTTGACATCACGCCCGACGATCCCGTCGTCGCGGCGCCCCCTGCCCGGAAGTGGCGCGCCCGGCTGACCCGCGCCGCGCTGCCGCTGCTGTCGCTGCTGGTGTTCTTCGCCGTCTGGCAACTGGTCGCGGTCAGCGGAATCTGGAACCAGACGTTCGTGCCGTCTCCGGGCACGGTGTGGCGCGCGTTCGTCGACATCTCCTCGACGCACGACGGGGTCCGCGGATACGCGGGCTACCTGCTGTGGGAGCACCTCTACATGACGCTGCGCCGGGTGTTCGCCGGCGTGGTGATCGGCGTCGCGCTCGGTGTGCTGCTGGGGCTGGTGATGGGGTCGATCAGCTGGGTGCGCAGCGTGCTCGAGCCGTGGCTGACGTTCCTGCGTGCGCTGCCGCCGCTGGCCTACTTCTTCCTGCTGGTGATCTGGCTCGGCATCGACGAGGCACCGAAGATCACGCTGCTGGCGCTCGCGGCGCTGCCCCCGGCCGCGGTGGCGACGACGGCCGCGGTGCTGGCCGCGCCGGTCGGGCTGCAGGAGGCCGCGCGGGCGCTGGGCGCCTCGCGCGGCGAGGTCATCCGCGACGTCGTCGTCCCCTCGGCGCTGCCGGAGACGTTCACCGGTATCCGGCTGGCGGTCGGGATGGCGTACTCATCGGTCGTCGCCGCCGAACTGTTCAACGGCATCCCCGGCGTCGGGGGCTTGGTCAAAGACGCCAGCAACTACAACAACACGCCCGTGGTGCTGGTCGGCATCTTCGCGATCGGCATCTCGGGTCTGCTCATCGACGGTCTACTGCGCGCGATCGAACGGCGCAGCGTTCCCTGGAGAGGAAAGATATGA
- a CDS encoding taurine ABC transporter substrate-binding protein: protein MKFKTLVAVAAAAVLALAGCSVDKSEQSADRPTIRIGYQTFPSGDLIVKNNRWLEEALPDYNIKWTKFDSGADVNTAFVAKELDFGALGSSPVARGLSAPLNIPYKVAFVLDVAGDNEALVARNGSGVNTIAELKGKRVATPFASTAHYSLLAALAQNNLSANDLQLVDLQPQAILAAFDRGDIDAGYSWLPTLDQLRKNGKDLITSRQLAKDGKPTLDLAVVADEFASVHPEVVDVWRQQQARALDVIHTDPGAAAKAIAAEIGLTPTEVEGQLKQGVYLTPQEVASAEWLGSDGEPGNLAVNLQSASQFLADQKQIPEAAPLATFQDAIYTKGLPGVLTQ from the coding sequence ATGAAGTTCAAAACGCTTGTGGCGGTGGCAGCCGCGGCCGTGCTTGCGCTGGCCGGCTGCTCGGTCGACAAGTCGGAACAATCGGCCGACAGGCCGACGATCCGGATCGGATACCAGACATTCCCCAGCGGGGACCTGATCGTCAAGAACAACAGGTGGCTCGAGGAGGCGCTGCCGGACTACAACATCAAGTGGACGAAGTTCGACTCCGGCGCCGACGTCAACACCGCGTTCGTCGCCAAGGAACTCGACTTCGGCGCGCTGGGTTCGAGCCCGGTCGCGCGCGGGCTGTCAGCGCCGCTGAACATCCCCTACAAGGTGGCGTTCGTGCTCGACGTCGCCGGCGACAACGAGGCGCTGGTCGCGCGCAACGGCAGCGGCGTGAACACCATCGCCGAACTGAAGGGTAAGCGGGTCGCCACCCCGTTCGCCTCGACCGCGCACTATAGTCTGCTCGCCGCGCTCGCGCAGAACAATCTGTCGGCCAACGATCTTCAGCTCGTCGACCTGCAGCCGCAGGCCATCCTGGCGGCGTTCGACCGTGGCGACATCGACGCCGGGTACTCGTGGCTGCCCACGCTCGATCAGCTCCGGAAGAACGGCAAGGATTTGATCACCAGCCGGCAGCTGGCCAAGGACGGCAAGCCGACCCTCGACCTCGCGGTCGTCGCCGACGAGTTCGCGTCGGTGCATCCGGAGGTCGTCGACGTCTGGCGCCAGCAGCAGGCGCGCGCACTCGATGTCATCCACACCGACCCGGGCGCCGCGGCCAAGGCGATCGCCGCCGAAATCGGCCTGACCCCAACAGAAGTCGAGGGCCAGCTCAAGCAGGGCGTCTACCTCACGCCGCAGGAGGTCGCCTCGGCGGAGTGGTTGGGCTCCGACGGCGAGCCGGGCAATCTCGCGGTCAACCTGCAGAGCGCCTCGCAGTTCCTCGCCGACCAGAAGCAGATCCCCGAAGCGGCGCCGCTGGCGACGTTCCAGGACGCGATCTACACGAAGGGCCTGCCGGGTGTCCTCACCCAGTGA